In a genomic window of Quercus lobata isolate SW786 chromosome 4, ValleyOak3.0 Primary Assembly, whole genome shotgun sequence:
- the LOC115985043 gene encoding UPF0481 protein At3g47200-like has product MAKLVTAADSLRKEVLSFLDTTAKEMRCEELAIDIPLVMEPAQWNECSIYRVPKKLRRVNKEANTPKLISIGPLHHGENELCAMEMLKLRYLREFCYRTGKDHKDHKDIASVIEANELKIRRCYDEIFYISSEDFVKMVLLDSAFIIEHFLKSTVCRENESNASGEAGSNGKEDRNDCITSTPLLRKHITQDLLLLENQLPFFILDELYAKFFNPEQNKYGSFLMLVSKYLFPNIEEKETIIDEKELEVKHFTDLMRHFYYPTYFENTGPPIETLHNAKKLDEAGVVFKKPEERRRLLDINFKKSKLTEIFPCFTCSWLLHCLPCLDYFLCLVNTQTFLEVPCLAVHDETEGIFRNLMALELCHYPFKTYICNYIVLLDFLINTRDDVELLVEKGIIVNKLGSNKAVATMVNRLGLQIEQKRSCYYELAQELNDYYDNDCNRNMGSLRTIYFGDIWRGTATFIGVIVLLVTFLEFLKAFCPQEYLRIFFVILSNSWKIGNRL; this is encoded by the coding sequence ATGGCCAAGCTTGTTACTGCTGCTGATTCACTTAGAAAAGAAGTTCTTTCGTTTCTAGATACAACTGCAAAAGAAATGAGATGCGAAGAGTTGGCCATTGACATTCCACTGGTCATGGAGCCAGCCCAGTGGAATGAATGTAGCATCTACAGAGTCCCTAAGAAACTTCGCAGGGTAAACAAAGAAGCCAACACTCCAAAGTTAATTTCCATAGGCCCTCTTCACCACGGTGAAAATGAACTATGTGCCATGGAAATGCTGAAACTAAGATATCTCAGGGAATTTTGCTATCGTACTGGGAAAGACCACAAGGACCACAAGGATATTGCAAGTGTTATTGAAGCAAATGAACTAAAGATCCGTCGTTGTTATGATGAGATTTTTTATATTAGCAGCGAAGATTTCGTGAAAATGGTTCTATTGGATTCTGCATTTATCATTGAGCACTTCTTGAAGTCTACTGTGTGTAGAGAAAATGAAAGCAACGCCAGTGGAGAAGCTGGAAGCAATGGGAAAGAAGATAGAAACGATTGTATAACGAGTACACCATTGCTGAGGAAGCACATAACACAAGACTTGCTATTACTTGAGAATCAActtccattttttattcttgacgagttatatgcaaaatttttcaatccTGAACAAAACAAATATGGTTCCTTTCTTATGCTTGTAAGTAAGTACCTTTTTCCCAATATCGAGGAGAAAGAAACAATCATTGATGAGAAGGAATTAGaagtaaaacattttactgATTTGATGAGACATTTCTACTATCCAACCTATTTTGAAAATACTGGACCACCTATTGAAACTCTTCATAATGCAAAAAAGCTAGATGAGGCAGGAGTGGTATTCAAAAAGCCTGAAGAGAGAAGACGGTTACTCGacataaatttcaagaaaagTAAGCTTACGGAAATATTTCCTTGCTTCACTTGCTCATGGCTCTTGCATTGCTTACCGTGCTTGGACTACTTTCTATGCTTGGTGAATACGCAAACTTTCTTAGAAGTCCCATGCTTGGCGGTACATGATGAAACTGAAGGCATTTTCCGAAACCTCATGGCACTGGAGCTGTGTCATTATCCATTTAAAACTTACATATGCAATTATATAGTGCTATTGGATTTTCTTATCAACACTAGAGATGATGTGGAGTTGCTTGTTGAGAAAGGGATTATTGTTAATAAGTTAGGCAGCAATAAAGCAGTTGCCACTATGGTGAACAGACTTGGCCTACAAATAGAGCAAAAGAGATCCTGTTACTATGAACTCGCTCAAGAGCTGAATGACTACTATGACAACGATTGTAACCGTAATATGGGATCCTTGAGAACAATATATTTTGGTGATATTTGGAGAGGCACTGCAACTTTTATTGGGGTCATAGTCCTGCTTGTAacttttcttgaatttcttaAGGCCTTTTGTCCTCAAgaatatttaagaattttctttgTGATTTTATCAAATAGTTGGAAGATTGGCAATCGCTTGTAA